The region GTAGTGGTATAAAGTGGCTGGGTAGGCAGGAAAGCAGAACCGGGAGAGCGTCTGGTAGGGCAGGGGTTGCTTAGCGAGGACTCACCCTGAATGGGGAGTTGTAGAAGAAAGAGCAGAAGATGGTCTAGGACAGATGTCAGAGCCTTGGATCCCAAACAGAATCATTTGCCTGTGGGACATATTGTTGAGACAAGCCCAGGGAAGTGTTGAGATTTTTTTGACGTCTTTACTGGGATATTATTAAGAGAGCACAATCACAAAGCTTACAGTTTCAAccctgaatttaaaataaataaataaatacatacataaaaggaAATGCCCCGAAATACAAACACTGGTTGTCTATGGGTagcatttttctccctcccacctgctgtAGTCTACAGGTTTTCACCTGTCAtcatcaggaagaaaaataatccttttaaaaagaagaaaattatccCAGCAGCCCATGCCTGGGGGGGCAAGTTGGTGGAGGGTGTTGTAGGTCAGGAAACCATAACTGGCCCTTTCAACACCTCAGACAAAAGCTGCTGGGGTAAGCTCAAGCAGTGGCAGTGGGGTTAGAGGTGAGGAAAGATCAGAAAGCGCCAGAGGAGAAACAAAAGCAGTCCCACACTGTGAGCTGGGATGACCCGAAAGCTCGGGGAGCCTGAACTGGAGAGAAGTTGAGAGGAGGAGGGGTTTGGAAGCAAAGGTGTTGGATCCCCTACCGTTTAATGGGAAATCACAGCCGGTGTCCAGAAAGAGGTAGGTAAAATCACACCTGGGGGGCACTGCCCACAACCTCTTTCATTCACACTGCACCTTGCTCCACAGGTACTTGCAGTGGTGGTACCAGAAGACTCAGGTGGAGAAAAAGAAGCCTTTCATAGACCTCATCAACTCTGTCCCCCTGAGACAGATCTATGGTGAGCCccccctcagctctgccctgtTCAGCAAGGGCCCAGCTTCCCTGACCCCATCCCCTAGGGgtcttttctccccacctttttTGATATACCATAATTGATCTATAGCTTTGTTTAagttaaggtgtacaacatgttgaTTTCATATTCCCGTGGTTTTTAGAGGATCCCTTTATAGCCTAGAAAGTGAGCAGCCGGCTTGTTTCCCAAGCCCCGTTACCCCAGTAATGATCCTGATTCTCTCTCTAGGTTGTCCTTTGGGTGGCATCGGGGGAGGCACTATCACCCGAGGCTGGAGAGGCCAGTTTTGTCGTTGGCAGCTTAATCCTGGAATGTACCAGCACCGGACGGTCATGGCTGACCAAGTAAGAGCCAGGTGGTGGAGGAGAGGTCCAAgaccccctccccaggccagggGGGGCCTCTTGGCTGGTGTAGGATGCGGCCGGTAGACATGTACATGATTCAGTCCAATAAATCCTTTCGAGATGCTTTCTGCGCACCTAGCCTCACGCACTCCAGGAATGAGACACAGAGCACGCGTTCCTTGAAAGAACAAACAGCCCTGGCACTTTGGTGCCCTACATTTCTCTAGTAAATGCTCCCTACCTACTTGCTGCCCCAGCTCCACTAGCTGAGCCAGTCACAGTACTAGCGAGTACTCTGTGCAGAGAATTCCCTAATCACTTAACCTGGTTGAAAAGAACATGTGGTAGGACCaggcaggaaaacaaaaccagaagtctacaaatggggggtggggtggggatgcgTGTAGAGCACCCACTGCTCACCCTGATTTGCCAGCCCTCAGCCAGAGGTCAACTCCTCTGCTGGTGATCACTCTTCTAGAGGACTCTCTGGCTGAGGGCCTGGGaagcccctcctctcccaggcaTAGATCTCTAGccctcttctctttcctgaaGTTTTGCCTCTTTTCCTTGTGTTCTGTCATCACACCTGCGCCTCAGACTGCCAGAGGCACATGATCTACCTTTCATCATCTCTCTCTAGTGACCTCCCATTTGAGTTGTCCTCCAAGTTCCTGTTTCCTGCCTGAGGGATGACTCCAGCTTTCAGCCCATCTTCAAAGGAGAAATGACTAGCAGACCTTCAGTCTATTAATGAAGTGCCCTTCCTAGTTAGATTTACCAACCCTGCCCAAGGTCCCAAGCTTCCTCTCTGGCTCATCCCTTAGGTATCCAAGAGGAATGCCTTCCAGAATTGTGACTCTACAGTTAAAGTAATTACTGCACGTTTAACATGTGCTGAGATTTTTACATCGTATTTAATGCTTTAAGACAACCCCACAAGGTATCATTATTGtgcccatttacagatgaggaaactgagatctgAAGAGGGTTAGTGACGTGCCCAGGATCACATGGTTGGTACATGGAAGCACTGGGATTCAGAACCAGTTCCCTCTGTGCTTAAAAGCCCATGGTCTTAACCATTATCTACTATTCAAAAAGCAAAAagcttttatatatatgtttaaaaatatcaggCATACTTTGAACCAAGGGAGGAAATATCAACCCCTCATAGCCCCTAGCCTCCAGAAGCTTGCATTTTTATTAGGGGAATAGGACTTTGAGAACCTGGAGGCTATGAGACCGTATCAGTGCCAAAATGAGAGGCTCAGGCACACATAATAGACTGCTAGAAAAGGGGTACGGCTACAGGCTTTGCCCATCCTCTCCCTCCACATGCCAAGTCCGCCTGACTGACTGGCACTCACAGCTGGAGAAGGGGGGCCCTCGGTGAACTAGAGGGTCCCTGCCCTCAACCCATGGAGCAGGCAGGGCGTCAGAATGTGAATAAACACATTGTAACATACTACACTAGAGGCATAGGGGGATACGCAGAAGAATGACTCCTTGCTTAaagaggagatggcatttggcttAGGCCTTAAAGGACAGGGGCAGGGGACTCACCAGATGGAGAATGAGCGTGAGCAGTGAgcaaaggcaggcaggaagaAGTGTAGTGTGCTCAAGGAATAGTGAGATTTGATACAACCAGAATAAAGGAACTTCAACAGGTAATGAGTCTCATCGGCAGGGACAGGCCAGATCAAGGTCATGAAAGCCAGGTAGAGAGTTTATTTAGACTGCAGTCTGAGGGCCATGGGGGGTCACTGGAACATAAACCCAGACCAGCATATTTTGACTTGTCTGTAAGAAAGATCACTGTGATATCCACATGAGTGAGGGTCGAGGGTAAGAGCAGAGATGGTGAGGGCCTGGGTTAGGGCAGTAAGACCACAGcagtgagaagggagaggaggtcTGGGAGGtagatggaggaggaggtgggacttGCTGGTGACTCACTGAGCTCGGGGGAAAGGACTGGGGCAAGAGTGAGGCTGTGATGCAGTGGTAACCACTTCTAGCCTGTCTTCTCTCGGTTTAGTTCACAGTGTGCTTGTGTCGGGAAGGGCAGACTGTGTACCAGCAAGTCCTGTCCGTGGAGCGCCCAAGTGTCCTGCGCAGCTGGAACTGGGGGCTGTGTGGGTACTTTGCATTCTACCACGCCCTCTATCCCCGAGCCTGGACCGTCTATCAGCTTCCTGGCCAGAATGTCACCCTGACCTGCCGCCAGATCACACCCATCTTGCCCCATGACTACCAGGTGAGATTCCCCCCATGTTTCCTCCATTGTGCCCCCTTCCCTGGGTTCTGACTCTGCTGGAAATTCCATGCCCTGGGAAAGAAGGGGTTGGAGTGTGAACATCACACTGGTTTCCCAGGACCACCGCCCGGCCGGCCTGCCGTCTCCTAGTAGACAGCCTGTGTGGGAATATGGGGAGATGCAAGTGGAAGACAAGAGAGTATGTAGGGAGTATTTGAGTCAGGTCCTTGCCGGGAGGCTTGAtcctggggaggggcccaggaggggccaCACTGGGACCATCTGAGTCTGATCTTCTGCACCCAGGACAGCAGTCTGCCTGTAGGAGTCTTTGTGTGGGATGTGGAAAATGAAGGGGACGAAGCCCTGGATGTGTCCATCATGTTCTCCATGCGGAACGGACTGGGAGGTGGGGACGATGCCCCAGGGGGTTTGTGGAACGAGCCCTTCTCTCTGGAGCGTGATGGGGAGACTGTACGGGGGCTGCTGCTGCACCACCCAACCCTTCCAAATCCCTACACGATGGCTGTGGCTGCACGACTCACGGTACGgagcagcctgccctgtggcAAACCTTAGCCCCtgagcccccacccctggcctggccCCCGAGCCCACCCCATCTCACCATGGTCTCCTCGTTTCCTAAACTCCTGGGTCCCACCCTCCCCATAGCCCTTAAGCCTCTGGAACTTGGAGGAGGTTGGAATATGTAACAAGAGTGAGAGCATTTGCTGGAAGCCAACATACCTGAGAGCTTCCCCTCACAGTCTTTGGCCCCTTAACAGGCAGATACGACCGTAACCTACATCACAGCTTTTGACCCTGATGGCACTGGGCAGCAGGTGTGGCAGGATCTACTTCAGGATGGACAGCTGGACTCCCCTGCTGGTGATGGGGGGTCTCACAGGGAGGTGGTGGGAAGAGAGGTTGTCCCTgtctggggagcagggtgggaggcCTGGTAATGAATGGGCCTTGTTCCTAAGTTATGGATCCCTAGGGCTGAAGGAGATGCCTGTGCTGATTCCTCCTGTGTTCCTCTCAGGCCCAAGCACCCCCTCGCAGAAAGGGGTAGGCATCGCTGGGGCTGTGTGTGTTACGGGTAAGCTGCCACCCCGAGGCCGGTGCCGCCTGGAGTTCTCACTGGCATGGGACATGCCCAGAGTCATGTTTGGGGCCAAGGGCCAGGTCTACTGCAGGTGAGGGGACCGAGAGAGGACAGGGATCCAAGGTGCTAGGGCTCTGACCTGGAGTCCATGTGTccatccttcccctttctctctaccCCAGGCGTTACACAAGGTTCTTTGGCTCAGACGGCGATGCAGCACCTGCCCTTAGCCACTACGCACTGTGCCGATACGCAGACTGGGAGGAGAGGATCTCGGCTTGGCAGAGCTCGGTATTGGACGACAGGTGCCAGCGGGGCCCACCTCCTGCCTTTCTCCCAGGcagtcactccacccaccacagtCAGCAGACTTGAGCTGGGATTCACTGGGTGCCCCCACTCTACCGAACACAAGTCCTTTCTTTCCTGGGAGGTCCATACTCACTAGGCCATTCTCTCCTCCCTGGCTTCCCAGGTCCTTGCCTGCCTGGTACAAATCCGCACTCTTCAATGAACTATACTTCCTGGCTGATGGAGGCACAATATGGCTGGAAGTTCCTGAGGATTCCCTACCAGAGGAGCTGGCGGGAAGCATGAGTCAGCTCCGCCCCACCCTTACAGAGTATGGTCGATTTGGCTACCTTGAAGGTACGGCTGCTGGTGGGCTCTAGTGTGGCAGGCCGTATCTGTGAGGCCAGTTAGTGCCTTACCACTAGGCAGGGTGGTAAGGTTACTGGGATGAGGGGTAACTGGCAGGTACGGAGAGTGACAGTGCCCCACACCCAATGctagagggcaagggagggagggaggggaactCTAAGGGGAAGCAGGAATTCTGGCAACACTGTGTCTCCCTCATTCTTCCAGGCCAGGAATATCGCATGTACAACACATACGATGTTCACTTCTACGCCTCCTTCGCCCTCATCATGCTCTGGCCCAAACTTGAGCTCAGTCTGCAGTATGACATGGGTGAGGGTCTCTTTTGTGCTTCTTCTGCCCTCTTTAACTCCCCACACTCAAGAACCTTTGTGGTCACTGAGATTATCTCCCCCCCCACCAACATATCTACATCCTGTTTATTGGTTCCCTTCTGGGGTCACACAcactgccctgcacctcccaagCCTGCCCGTTCTCTGCCCGGCCCTCGACTTGTTTGTCTGCTCCTCCAGCTCTGGCCACGCTCAGGGAGGACCTGACAGGGCGCCGGTACCTGATGAGTGGGGTAATGGCACCTGTGAAGAGGAGGAATGTCATCCCCCATGATATTGGGGACCCAGGTAAAAGTCCTTCCACCTCAAGGTCAGCTTCCTCCCCTCAGCTTTTGcaccccctgccctacccaccaaTGCAAATGAACCaggtccccttccctcccacagacGACGAGCCATGGCTCCGGGTCAATGCGTATGTGATCCACGACACTGCTGACTGGAAGGACCTGAATCTGAAGTTTGTGCTGCAGGTTTATCGGGACTATTACCTGACGGGGGACCAGGGCTTCCTGAGGGACATGTGGCCTGTGTGTCTGGTAAGGGATGCATGGACAGTGGCCAGTGCGTGGCTGGTGTTTGGAGAGAGCTAGCTGGCTATTGTCTCTTCTTCAATTCTAAGCCTTTGGTATCTTGGTTCCTCCCTAGGCTGTGATGGAGTCTGAAATGAAGTTTGACAAGGACCAAGATGGACTCATTGAAAATGGAGGCTATGCAGACCAGACCTATGATGCGTGGGTCACCACAGGCCCCAGGTTAGTGGGGTAGGGATTTCCAGGGGGCCTGAGGTGGGTAACTAAACACTCAGGGATTATGGGCTCAGGGAAGAGAGACTCATGGCCTGTTAAATGGCATAGAAATGGTTGGAGCTGCCAGTCGGACCCCTAAACCCATTATCCTGCTCAGTGCTTACTGTGGAGGACTGTGGCTGGCAGCTGTGGCTATGATGGTCCAGATGGCTGCTCTGTGTGGGACACAGGAAGTCCAAGAGAAGTTCGCTTCCATCCTTAGCCGGGGAAAAGAAGCCTATGAGAGACTGCTGTGGAATGGTGAGTTGGGGGATTCCAAGGAGTCTTAAGGCAGCTATATGGACACAAGGAGCCTTACTCCGCCCTCCCTCTGCTGCAGGCCGCTATTACAACTATGACTGCAGCTCTCAGCCTCAGTCCTGTAGCATCATGTCTGACCAGTGTGCTGGCCAGTGGTTCCTGAGGGCCAGCGGCCTAGGAGAAGGAGACACTGAGGTGAGAGAGGCTAGACGGAAGAGCCAGAGAGGTGGGTTTTTCTTGGAGGTACAAAGTAAGTTTAGGAGATTGTGTTTCTTCCTTTGCCCGTCTAGGTATTTCCTACCCCACACGTGGTCTGTGCTCTCCAAACGATCTTCGAGTTCAATGTCCAGGCCTTTGCAGGAGGGGCCATGGGGGCTGTGAATGGCATGCAGCCCCATGGTGTCCCTGATAGATCCAGTGTCCAGTCTGATGAAGTCTGGGTGGGCGTGGTCTACGGGCTGGCAGCCACCATGATCCAGGAGGTAATGCGCTGCCTTCCCCAAGCACACTGGCCCAGCACACTTCCCCAGCCCTCAAGCATTTGTACTGTCTATCCCAGTGCCATCTTAGCCACAGAGAAAGCCTCCCTCTTTTCCCTGGCTTGCATTCCATCTCCTGTCTTCAGTCTTCTGCCTGAGGGTTAAGTTTCTCTTTTCCATTATCTGGGAACTGCCTGAGAGCAGGGACCTTACTGCCTCCATCTGTCCAGCTGAAGAGGCCATTCAGGGGTGGCCAACTAATGTGACTACGAATCTCTCCCTACAGGGCCTGACTTGGGAGGGCTTCCAGACAGCCGAAGGCTGCTACCGTACTGTGTGGGAGCGCCTGGGCCTGGCCTTCCAGACCCCCGAGGCATACTGCCAACAGCGAGTGTTCCGCTCTCTGGCCTACATGCGGCCACTGAGCATCTGGGCCATGCAGCTggccctgcagcagcagcagcagcagcataaAAAGGTCTCCAGACCAATAGCCAAACAGGGCAAAGGACTAAGTATAGGATCTAAATTTGGACCAAAGGAAGCCATGGCAAACCCAAGCCCAGAGTGAGCCCTCCAAACTATGGGAGGGAGGCGCTAAcagtccagcctccagcctggcctttgctcctcccccacccccccccccccccccccccccccccgtctcctGCAACCCTGAGCCACCAGGACAATCAcgcctctccctttctccccatccaacCATGCCAGTAAAGGGGTTGAGGGTGATCCAAGCATCAGaatcacttatttatttctttcctcacCCCATCCCCTTACTGCATGAAATTTTCAGTATCAGTTGACTCCCCCAGGCCCATTAGTCATGGGGTGATAGACATACAGGGGTACAAATAAAAGATCCAGAAAGCCAGTAAGTGTGGTGTGTTTGAGCCCTCGGGGTTCCCAAGCCCTCAGGCTTCTGACAGGGCACAGAGGCTAAGACCAGCCCTCTCCCATTCCTTTTCACTTGGACACCAACTGTAGGCCCCAGGCCTCTACCCTAGCCTGAGTATCCACCCTGCAAGATAACAGATATGGGTCTGTGGGCATGGAGCCATCCCCCCTCTCTTGTGAGATTTGCATGCAGGGGAAAAATgggacctgggcagggcaactTCAGGGGAGGCTCTGGGCCAGGAGCCCGAGGCATGTGGAAGAGCGGGCAGCAAGAGTTGCCAGGAGCCTGGAGCTCACGGTCAGAGCTATCCTTTGGTACCTCCGACTGCAGGGCAGACAGCTCCAGCTGCTGAGGGAGGGCACGAAGCTGGCGGGATAACACTGAGGAGACAGAGACTCTGTTCAGAGACTGGCTAGGCTTCTCCCCCTAGTCCACCCTTAATGGTATCCTCAAGCCTCTCACCTccatgctcagctggcaggcTCCCCCTTGTGTCAGAGGAGTACATAGCAGGTACAAAGACGAGACAGAGGGAGAACAGGAGGACCTGGAgcacaggaaaaggaaatgacGAAGAGCTCTGGATTGCACCCATCCCTGCACCTGGGACAATGATCTTTACTTCATTCACCATCCTCACCAAGAgacaggtgctgctgctgctggttttGTTTGCTATCTGAATGACCATGGCCTGGAGCCGCCTCAACTGATCCAGGAGGGACCTAGAAGAAGAGGAGACAGTGAGCAGCCCCTGGCCTGGCACCCTGAGATACAATGACGTCCTCTTTTTAAGGCCAGCTCTCTATCTGTGCACTAGGTCctctcaaaataataataaagtttaataacatgCATTTCTCCTGTATACATGAGAGACACAAACACTGAgtaattcttttactttttgtccTACTTTTGCAAAtgactttcttcctctctgtgcaCAAAATGCCCAAAGTTCCTCATTAAAACAAAtacccctctgctctgctctgccttAACATCCTTTGCAAACAGTGGTTCTACACTGGCTTAATAGCTACATACATAATCCTCACCTGCCAGTCGATGTTCTCCACCTTCTGGCCCAACTCCCCGATGTTAGGGTTCTGCCCAGACTGAACTGTGCTGTGCTCTCTCTCCTTAGAACGCTCCCCAtccctactccccacccccagaatgCTATCTACTATCGAATGTCATCTGACCCAAgaggtctttctctctctctctttcttgataCTTACCTTATCCTTAGTTACTTGTGAATTTATTCCCCACTATTGTGAGCTTTTTAGAATCAGAAACCCACTAAAGGCTAAGCACCAGACCTTGCATGCGGGAGCTGGAAATCAAGTGTGATACAGGGAAAAGATAGACGGCATTAAATGCCGGGCAGGGGCTGGTGAGAAGGGAGTGATGTTAGAGTTGCTTACAGATTTTGTTCCTCCAGGAGCTGTACTTTGTTCTGTAGTTCCAGATTCTGGGCTGTGTATTTTAAGACCCTGAGGGAATAACAGGGACGTGAGGATATGGCTTGTATCTTCCCCTGAAAGACCTACCGCTTCCAGCTACTTCTGTTCCCCCACCCCAGAGTGCCTCTCCCTTCATACCTGCTCTCTAACACCCCCACGTACACCTTCTTCTTCCTGCGGCTCTCTTGAGCCGACTTTTTATTTCGAATCTTCCTCCGCACTCGTTTCAGAACTTGTTCCTCCATCTGACAACACAAGGAAAAGGTGTATCAGAAGAACAGTGGACCAGGGAGCTGGAAGGCAAGCGAGTTCAATCACCTTACCAATGCAGGAACTCCTTGTACAACTCCCCTGACCAACAGACAGTTGGCTTCTGGCTGAATACCTCCAAGGATCAGGTGTTAATGCCCTCACAAGCCAGACGATgtttaacaattttattaattaaaaatcttcCATATCCTGAGCCAACATCTGCTTCTACAATTTCTATCCATTAGACTTGCCTAGTACCTCATCTGTGGGACCATACAGAACAAATTAAATGGTCCTTCGCTGTTTTCAGGCACTCAACATTGCCTCTGTTAATCTGGGCAAAAATCTTCACTCGTCTCCTCAGGATGGACTGCATACTTTTAATACCTGTCAAAGATCTGGGCTCAAAACTGGACACTAACATGTGGTCTGGCTAATATAAAGGAGAAGGTGACAGTCACTTCCCTTCTATCAACCTCTGTTAATAAAGCTCCTAAACCCCATTCACTTTCTTAGTAGCCACACCACACTGCTGACTCATATATTGAAGAAACTGAAATTCTCTTAATCTTCCTGTCAGTGAACAGTGATTTCATCACAGTACCACAATATCATGCTCATAAAGTTGCCACTCATCGCTCACATCTTAAAACTCAGGAATCTAgacttattcttgtattactactTAGTCCAGTCCAAACACTGAGTTCTACCTTGCAGCTAGGGGGGATTAGCATGAAGCCAGTGAAGTCTAAGTGTCAGTGCCCCTGCCTGCGGTCCTCTCCATGTCCCTATACTGATGCACTGATGGTTTTGATTTCTTAAAGAGTTAACACCAAAATCCGTGTAAGCCCCACAAAACCAGGATCTGCCCCTGCATCCAGATTAACCACACCCTTCAGCTTCCTAGTAGCAGCGAATTTGCTACATTTCTCAACTGCAGTCCTTTTCGAGTTACTAATAGAATTAACAGGACTGGTGATCAACAAGGCGACAGAGctgcctcccccccgccccctgcccccgcagGCAAAGAGATATAGATCTTTGTGAAGACACTGAAGGGCAAGACCATCACCCTTGAGGTTGACCCCAGTGACACCACTGAGAAGGTCAAAGCTAAAATCCAAGACAAGGAGGGCATCCCACCTGACCAACAGTGTCTGATTTTTGCAGGAAAACAGCCAGAGGATGGCCACAGGCTACAGCATTCAGAAAGAGTCCACGCCGCACTTAGCACTTCGTCTGAGGGTTGGCATCATCAAGCCTTCCCTCAGCCAGTTCACCCGAAAGTACAACTGTTGACAAGATGAACTGCTCCAAGCGTAATACCATCTATACCTCTGCACTGTCATCTGCCACAAGAAGTGTGGCCACACCAACAACCTGCATCCCAAGGTTAAATAAagcccctccaccacccccttgACCATAGGGCAGCCTTCTGGCTGAACTCTGTGACCCTGGGGCCTCAATAAAGTTTCCCTTTCGCTgactagaataaaacaaaacaaacaaaacagaaaaggccTACTTGGGACTCACAACACCCCACTAACCTTTGCTCAACCAATGGAAGTCTTACCTTAGTGAGAGGAAGTGTCCCAGGCAGAGTAAGCCCTTCCTGCTCCAACAGCCTCTTCTCCTCATCTGTCAGTGTAAGCCTAACAATCTCCTGGGGTTACAAAAGGTGGGCAGCAGAGTTTCACGGGGATGTTAGAGAGGAATGAGGAATCCAGCCCCCACTCCTGCAATGTGGGAATAACCCTCCAGTAAATCAAATCAAGTACCTGCTCTGCCGGCTCCTCCACATGCAGTGGAGTCATCTGAGTCTCCTCTGTTCCACAGACCCCACCATCTGCAAAAGGGAAAATGAATAACCAGGCCCATgagccctctccttccccccaaacTTCATTATTTCCTGCTCACCTAGATCTATGGAAACATGTTCTTGTGGGAGAGAGTAGGTGTGATCATGGTGGACAAGACGGAGGTTAGAGTTGCTGAGAATGCTCAACGACGCTGGAGGACTTGGCAGGGAGCTCAGGAAATCCTCTATGTCCCAATCGCTGAGGGCCTTCACAGGATTCAAATTAACAGTCCTCGACTCGTCACCACCCTTGACCTCCCCGACTGAGACCCCACCCACCTCAGAAAGCGGCAACTCCCAGTCCAGTGGAGCCTCCAAGACCTCGTCGGGCACCGCCCCCAAACCTCCGCTTTCCTCTAGCAGGAAGCCCAACAGGTCCTGATCACCGGGGTCCAACGCCAACTCCATATAGGACACCTACGGAAAGAATGAGCAGAAACACAGTTCATCTGGCCTCAACCCCGAATCCCATGCACGACCCCCACTGACTGTCAGTCAACCCTACCTATCTGCTAGCCCCTCTTCAGCCGGCTTTCCCTGTAGTTACTAGTCGACGTTCTCAAACCTGGATCGACCTCTCAGACGGGATTCACTGCAGCTTCCAACACAACGGAAGTGACGCACCTACCCCCAAAGCATTCCGGGACTTGGAGTTCCCTGTAGTGCGGAAGTGGCCTTGGTGCTTCGCCACGTACGGGGAGCAATGCAAATAGAGGGGATGTCCCTGATGCGTCCTCACACCCCGGGGTGGACATTCCGGGGAACCGGCTCCGCCTTAGCCCCAAGCTAGGAAAAAGAATCAGAGACTAAAAAGgaactccagccctggctggtgtggctcagtagcttGAGCGCGCGAGCCAAAGCATCACtgggatttgattcccagtcagggcacatgcctgggttgcaggccaagtccccagtacgggttggggggagagacgaccaccacacactgatgtttctctccctctcctccctccctttccctaaaattaaataaatagtcctagctaatgtggctcagtggatttagtgccggACTGCAAATCAAAGAGCTGCAGGTTCCACTCCcactcagggtacatgcttgggttgtgggccaggtccccagtggtggatgcgcaagaagcaaccacacactgatctttccctccctctccttctccctcccttctctctaaaaataaataaagtctttttttaaataaataagtaactaagttaaaatctttttttttttttaatggaactcGAGCGCAGTTCCAGCCTTTTTGCCAGATTGCGCCGCACCTCTGCTTGTGGCGGGCTAGGGGGTCGGGTTTTCAGCTGTCTCGCAAGCAACGAGAGCAGAGGCCAGAGCAGCTTCCGGCAGTCTCCGCAACCATAGAGCGCTGGCCCAGGGCACCGCCCACGGGTGGGGGAAGTTCCGGGGACGGAAGTGGCCGAGTGTCGCCGAAGGGAGGGCGAGGCCGGATC is a window of Desmodus rotundus isolate HL8 chromosome 1, HLdesRot8A.1, whole genome shotgun sequence DNA encoding:
- the GBA2 gene encoding non-lysosomal glucosylceramidase, with the translated sequence MGTGVPASEQTSCAKGDPQVYCPEDTGGTEDVQVTDREIPEDNRPQNELGYSNSEYSGQLMASYEGKAKGYQVPSFGWRICLAHEFSEKRKPFNANDISLSNLIKHLGMGLRYLQWWYQKTQVEKKKPFIDLINSVPLRQIYGCPLGGIGGGTITRGWRGQFCRWQLNPGMYQHRTVMADQFTVCLCREGQTVYQQVLSVERPSVLRSWNWGLCGYFAFYHALYPRAWTVYQLPGQNVTLTCRQITPILPHDYQDSSLPVGVFVWDVENEGDEALDVSIMFSMRNGLGGGDDAPGGLWNEPFSLERDGETVRGLLLHHPTLPNPYTMAVAARLTADTTVTYITAFDPDGTGQQVWQDLLQDGQLDSPAGPSTPSQKGVGIAGAVCVTGKLPPRGRCRLEFSLAWDMPRVMFGAKGQVYCRRYTRFFGSDGDAAPALSHYALCRYADWEERISAWQSSVLDDRSLPAWYKSALFNELYFLADGGTIWLEVPEDSLPEELAGSMSQLRPTLTEYGRFGYLEGQEYRMYNTYDVHFYASFALIMLWPKLELSLQYDMALATLREDLTGRRYLMSGVMAPVKRRNVIPHDIGDPDDEPWLRVNAYVIHDTADWKDLNLKFVLQVYRDYYLTGDQGFLRDMWPVCLAVMESEMKFDKDQDGLIENGGYADQTYDAWVTTGPSAYCGGLWLAAVAMMVQMAALCGTQEVQEKFASILSRGKEAYERLLWNGRYYNYDCSSQPQSCSIMSDQCAGQWFLRASGLGEGDTEVFPTPHVVCALQTIFEFNVQAFAGGAMGAVNGMQPHGVPDRSSVQSDEVWVGVVYGLAATMIQEGLTWEGFQTAEGCYRTVWERLGLAFQTPEAYCQQRVFRSLAYMRPLSIWAMQLALQQQQQQHKKVSRPIAKQGKGLSIGSKFGPKEAMANPSPE
- the CREB3 gene encoding cyclic AMP-responsive element-binding protein 3 isoform X3, with the translated sequence MELALDPGDQDLLGFLLEESGGLGAVPDEVLEAPLDWELPLSEALSDWDIEDFLSSLPSPPASLSILSNSNLRLVHHDHTYSLPQEHVSIDLDGGVCGTEETQMTPLHVEEPAEQEIVRLTLTDEEKRLLEQEGLTLPGTLPLTKMEEQVLKRVRRKIRNKKSAQESRRKKKVYVGVLESRVLKYTAQNLELQNKVQLLEEQNLSLLDQLRRLQAMVIQIANKTSSSSTCLLVLLFSLCLVFVPAMYSSDTRGSLPAEHGVLSRQLRALPQQLELSALQSEVPKDSSDRELQAPGNSCCPLFHMPRAPGPEPPLKLPCPGPIFPLHANLTREGGWLHAHRPISVILQGGYSG
- the CREB3 gene encoding cyclic AMP-responsive element-binding protein 3 isoform X2; protein product: MELALDPGDQDLLGFLLEESGGLGAVPDEVLEAPLDWELPLSEALSDWDIEDFLSSLPSPPASLSILSNSNLRLVHHDHTYSLPQEHVSIDLDGGVCGTEETQMTPLHVEEPAEQEIVRLTLTDEEKRLLEQEGLTLPGTLPLTKMEEQVLKRVRRKIRNKKSAQESRRKKKVYVGVLESRVLKYTAQNLELQNKVQLLEEQNLSLLDQLRRLQAMVIQIANKTSSSSTCLLVRMVNEVKIIVPGAGMGAIQSSSSFPFPVLQVLLFSLCLVFVPAMYSSDTRGSLPAEHGVLSRQLRALPQQLELSALQSEVPKDSSDRELQAPGNSCCPLFHMPRAPGPEPPLKLPCPGPIFPLHANLTREGGWLHAHRPISVILQGGYSG
- the CREB3 gene encoding cyclic AMP-responsive element-binding protein 3 isoform X1, with protein sequence MELALDPGDQDLLGFLLEESGGLGAVPDEVLEAPLDWELPLSEVGGVSVGEVKGGDESRTVNLNPVKALSDWDIEDFLSSLPSPPASLSILSNSNLRLVHHDHTYSLPQEHVSIDLDGGVCGTEETQMTPLHVEEPAEQEIVRLTLTDEEKRLLEQEGLTLPGTLPLTKMEEQVLKRVRRKIRNKKSAQESRRKKKVYVGVLESRVLKYTAQNLELQNKVQLLEEQNLSLLDQLRRLQAMVIQIANKTSSSSTCLLVRMVNEVKIIVPGAGMGAIQSSSSFPFPVLQVLLFSLCLVFVPAMYSSDTRGSLPAEHGVLSRQLRALPQQLELSALQSEVPKDSSDRELQAPGNSCCPLFHMPRAPGPEPPLKLPCPGPIFPLHANLTREGGWLHAHRPISVILQGGYSG